The Armatimonadia bacterium region CTCAGCAACTCTGACTAACGAGAGGCGAAGCGGTACAGAGGGCGAGATGCCCTTGTCTTTGGCCGTTGGCCTTTCGCCGTTGGCCCTTGCCTTTCGCCTTTCGTCGTTCCCCCTCGCCACCGCGTGGAGAGGGGGACAAAGGGGGTGAGGTGCCGCAACTTGACCCCACTTCCGGGCGGATGTAGACTCAACCCATCTTCTGCTTCTCCTGGCGGTGGTGTCTGATGAAGGTACTGCCGATCCTCCTGGCTTTCTGCGCCCTGCTCCTCGTCTGCTTTGCGGTCCTGCAGAATTACCGGGGCCGTGAGTCCCAGCCTCCTGTGCGACTGGCAGCAACAGACGAGACCCTGCCCCTCAGCGGCGATCAGGTCCGTCCGCCGGCCGTCGCCGGAACCTTCTACCCGGAAGATCCACAGGAGCTCACTTCCCTGGTCGACCGCGTTCTTCAGGCGGCCGGCAAGCCTTCGATCCAGGGACGTCTCGTCGCGCTGATGGTCCCCCATGCAGGTTACGTCTACTCAGCGCCGGTCGCCGCTTACTCCTATGCCCAGCTCAAGGGCCTCAGCTTCGACACCGTGGTGGTCGTTGGTCCCTGCCACCGTGAGCCCGTGAGTGGTGCTGTGGTTCCAGCCTCCACCAGGTGGCGCACTCCCCTCGGCGAAGTCCCGATCGACCAGGAACTCGCAGCCGCTTTGATAGCCGCCGAGCCACGCATCTCCCGCGGCGACGGTCCCCATGCGGAAGAGCACTGCCTGGAAGTGCAGGTTCCCTTCCTCCAGCGCTCTCTCACCAACTTCCGCCTTCTGCCGGTACTCGTATCCGACTTCTCGCTCACCAACTGCGCAGCGATCGCCCAGGCCCTCGCCAGGATCGCGCAGGGCAAGAAGATACTCCTCATCGCCAGCAGCGACATGACCCACTATCCTGCCTACGACGATGCCTCGCGAACCGATCACAAGACCCTCGACCTCATCAGCTCCTGGCGTCTCCGCAGCCTGCCCGACTGGGAGGAGCAGGCGACGAACTCCGGCGTGGCCGAGTTGCACTGCACCCTCTGCGGTCTCGGCCCGGTCATGATCATCATGGATGCCGCCCGACGTCTTGGCGCGAACACCGCACAAGTCCTCAAGTACGCGAACTCCGGCGACGCACCAACCGGCGACAAGTCCCGCTGCGTAGGCTATGGTGCCGTCGCCTTCACAGCCGTCGAGGGCAAACCCTCACCGGAGGCTCCGATGCTGCCCACCTCCTCACAGCCAGGCGCGCCAGGCTCCAAGATCAAGACCTCTGAGGGCGAGCTCACTCCTCAGCAGCAGACCGAGCTTCTCGCCTTGGCCCGCGAGGCCGTCAGTGCCTTCGTCACCACCCGGGAGGTTGTGAAGCCGACCAGGCACGATGGCCTCTTCAACGAGCCCCGGGCCGTCTTCGTCACCCTTGAGCGTGGCGGCAGACTTCGCGGCTGCATCGGTTCGCTCAGTCCGCAGGAACCCCTCGTAGATGCCGTGGTCAGTCGCGCCATCGCTGCGGCGACCGAAGACCCACGCTTCCCGCCTGTCCAGAAGTCCGAACTCTCGCAACTGAGCTTCCACGTCAGCGTCCTCTCGCCGGTTAAGCCCATCAAGGACCCCTCGGAGATCGTCCTTGGCAAGCACGGCGTCATCGTCAGTCAGGGCCGGAACCGCGGCGTCTTCCTCCCAGAGGTCGCCCCGCAGCAGGGCTGGGATCGCGACACCATGCTGACCTACCTGTGTGTCGAGAAGGCCGGGCTGCCGCCGGATGCCTGGAAGAGGGGCGCAAAGCTGGAGGTCTTCACCACCCAGCAGTTCGGCGACGAGTAGCCCCATAGCCCGGAGAAGGTGCCGCACATGTCTGAGACACTCTCACGCCGAGAGGCGCTCAAACGGACGATCTTGGCCTGCGCCGGTGCGGGTCTTGCAGGAGCGTGCTTTCCCCTCTGTGCAGAGGCCGCCTCACCTTTGCGCATGAAGGAAGCCCAGTTCTACGAGAAGCTGTCCGGCAACCGGGTTCAGTGCAAGCTCTGCCCCAGGGGATGCACGGTTGCCGACCGCGGTCGGGGGAACTGCGGCGTGCGGGAGAACCGCGGCGGCACCTACTACACCCTCATCTACGGCTCGGCGGCAGCCGTGAACGTCGACCCCATCGAGAAGAAGCCGCTCTTCCATTTCCTGCCCGGTAGTCGCGCCTTCTCACTCGGAACCGCGGGCTGCAACCTTCACTGCCGCGACTGCCAGAACTGGGAGATCTCCCAGTCCCGGCCGGAGGACGTCGATAGCGACAACCTTCAGCCCGACAAGGTCATCGCGATGGCCAAGTCGTATAGCTGCAAGGTCCTCGCCTACACCTACAACGAGCCGGTCATCTTCTATGAGTACATGTCCGACAACGCCGAGGCCGGACGCAAGGCCGGCCTGCGGTCTGTGATGATCTCCAACGGCTACATCAACCGCGACCCCATGCGCAAGCTTCTCCCCAAGCTCGACGCCGTGAAGATCGACTGGAAGGGCGTTACCGAGGACTTCTACCGCAAGTACTGCAGCGCCACCTTGCAGCCCGTCCTCAACACCCTCAACCGCGTCAAGGCCCTCGGCAAGTGGCTGGAGATCGTCTACCTGGTGGTCCCCACCGTCAACGACAGCGAGGCCGACCTCCGTGGTATGGCCCGCTGGACCAAGACCTACCTTGGCACCGAAGTGCCGGTCCACTTCTCCCGCTTCATGCCCAACTACCAGCTCCGGAACCTGCCGCCGACACCCATCGGCACCCTCGAGCGCTGCCACGACATCGCCCGGTCCGAGGGTCTCAGCTTCGTGTACCTGGGCAACGTCCCCGGGCATCGCTACGAAAGCACCTATTGCCCCAAGTGCGGCAAGACGGTCGTCAAGCGCTGGGGCTTTGAGGTGCAGGAGAACAACCTCAGGGACGGGAAGTGTGGCGCCTGTGGAAGGGCAATCCCCGGCGTCTGGAGCTAGCCCGCAGCCGGGTACTGACGTACCGCAATCGACTCGAGGGAGGGTGTTTCTTTGAGCCAGGAACAGACACTGCGCGAGCGCCTTCTGGCCGGTCCCACACGCTACGGACTGTCGATGGTCTCGATGTCACCGGCCGCTGTTGAGGTCGCCGGCCTGTGCGGCCTCGACTTCGTATGGTTGGAGCTCGAACACGCCGCCACCGACATGATGGCGATGGAGCACCTCTGCCGGGCCGCTGAGCTACGCGGTCTACTGACCTTGCTCCGGGTCCAGGAGGTCAGCCGCACGGCGGTACTGCGAGCCCTGGAGGTCGGCGGGAAAATCATCGTCGTTCCCCAGGTCCACACCCCGGAGGACGCCGCGTCCGTAGTCGAGTGGGGCAAGTTCGCTCCGATCGGCAACCGTGGCTTCAACACCGGCAGCCGGGGCCTCGCCTACGGATTCTCCGGCAGCACGACCACCGAAATCCTCGACCGCGCGAACCGCGACACCTGCCTTCTCGTGCAAATCGAGTCTGCCCAGGCGGTTCAGAACGCCGAGGCCATCATCGCCACCGAGGGCCTCGACGGTATCCTGCTGGGCCCCGGTGACCTCTCCGCGAGCATGGGCATCGCCGGGCAGTGGGAGAACGAGAAGCTCCTCAGCGACATCGAGGGCGTCTTCGCCCTGGCGCGCAAGTACCAGAAGGTCATCGCCACCGTCTGCCCGAGCAATGTGATGACCCGCCGCCTCAAGGCCGCCGGAGCTCACCTGCTCAACGTCGGCGGCGACCTGGGGATGATGAAGACGGCGCTCCTGCCCCGGCTCGACGAGATCCGCGCACTCTAGGCAAACCGGGGGACGGAGCCGCCTTTCCTGGAAGCCCCGTCCCCTTCCTCTTGCCTACCAGCGATTGTAGCGATACGGGTCGTCCAGCGCTTCCGGAGCGTCCAGATAGTAGGCCTTCAGCCAGCGCTCCTGCTCCACAATCGAGATCGGCCCCTTTGTGATTCCGCCCGACTGGCGCAGGTCGTTCACCTTCACCGCAATCACGTTCCGCCCCGCCTTGAGCATGTCCCTCGTGATCGGGTAGCGCCGCATCGCCTCCCAGTAGTTGGTCGGGTTCGTGTCCTGCCCGATGTGCCCCACGAAGCGCCCGTTGAGGTAAGTCCAGTCCTCGTCGTCCACTCCGCCGATCCCTAGCGTGAGCGGCTCCTTAGTCGGCACCTGCGTCAGGCTGAACTCCTTGCGCAGCCACACCACGCCATCGTAGTTCGCAAGGTCGGTCAGTTGTGCCTCAAAGGTCCCCGGCATCTGCAGCGGACGCCACGAGGCTGCATCGAAGTCCGTTGACGCGACCTGCTCACCCCGCAGCCGGCTCTCGCGGTCGACTTGCAGCCGCCACTCGCCACTGAGATCGATGCTCGTCACTCCCGAGGCGGCCACTTGCTGCGGCAGAGGCGACTCCAGGCTCACGCCACAGTTGGTCAGCACGGTCCCCAGGGCTCGCAGGGAGTTGCGCCAGGTGCGGCGCAGTTGCCCCATCGTCTCCCAGTCGAAGGACCTTGGCGACCACTGCATCAGCACATAGTGCTTACCGCCGACCGTTCCCTCCGCCAGCACCCCGTTGGGCGCTAGCTGCATCCCGTCCGGAACCTGCGTCAGACACGACACCGCAGTCTTGGCCCGCCAGTGCAGATCGGCGTTGCCCAGACCCACGAGGGCTCCGGTCTGCGGTCGGCCGATCAGCGTGTTGACCAGCCGCTTCTCCTCGGTCTTCACCGCGAAGGGCAGGATGGCGTTCAGCGCCTCTCCGTCCATCGCCAGGCACACAACGGTGCCGGCTCCGGCGATCGCTGCACGAGCCGCCGCCGGATCAGCACCGGGCGCGATCACCACGGGATCGGTCCCCGTGGTATCCGCACCCAGTGACTTCAGCAGGTCCGCATAGGGCTGCGACCCGACAACCTTGCAGGCCGACAGTCCTTTCTCCTCGGCAGTGGGAGCCGACTGGGCGTAGTTCAGCAGGTTAGCCAGAAGTCGCTCGGCCGCGGGCTCCGGCAGGTCTCTGCCGGTCAGGTCAAGCTGGCACAGCAGCACCCGTCCGCCCTTCGTCTTCCACTCCAGCAGCGGCGTGTACTGGCAGTCGAACTCGCAGTCCAACAGGCTCGAGTAGTTGCCAACGGCAGGCTTCTCAATCACCACACTCGCGACGCACCCGTAGTTGCCCCACTGCCAGGTCCGCGAGTTGGGGAACCCGCACCAGACCTCCTGCGGGTAGCTGCCTCGGTAGCCCACAGGCTCCGGATAGGCCTCAAGCAGACTGGAGCTCCCGCGCCAGTCGCGCAGCAGCTCGTCCTCAAGGCCCTGGCATACCGGACTCCCCGGCTGACGCACGAACACCCGTCGCACTCCCGGACTTGCCGTCCGGAAGCCCCAGCGTCGCTGCAGCACCTCCTCGGTCTGCTCAAAGAACAACACGTTCACACCGCGCCGAGTCAGGGCAACGAGGTCGATCCCCGGGCTGTCTGCGGTCACGGCTTCGCGTCCAATGACGAGCAGTCCAACTCCGGGTGCCGCCTGTGGAGTCGGCACCGTCGCGAACTGCAGTCCGGCAGCGCGCAGCACAGGTGCCGTGAGCCCCTTCGGGTCGTACACTGCCACCTGCGTGGTCTGCTTCACCGGTGGCGTCGCTTCCAGCACCGTGAAGCTGAAGCTGTCCTGCAGGCTCTCGTCGGGCTTGCCGTCCACGGTCGCCACAAGATCGATGCGCCCAGTCGCCCGCCCACTGCCCGCAGGGATCTGGAACTGGAAGGGCGCCAGCGCCTTGTCACCCGCGGTAACACGGGCCCGGCCGCTCTTCGTGGCCAGTTGCTTGCCTCCCAGGCTCACTGTCCAGGTGTAGGCGAAGTCCGCGTCGTGGCGCAGGTCATTGACCATCGCCACCTGCTTCTCGACTGCCTCCCCGGGGCGGAAGATATGGTCCTCGGCCGTGAACCGTCGCTCCGGTCCGGCGAGGTAAGCCAGGGTCTCGCGGTTCACCTTCGCGAAGGCCCGGCCCAGCGAGGTCATCTCTATCGCGCTCGGGTCCGGGGTCTGTAGCCAGTCACTGGTCCATCCCACCGACTCCGGCGCAAGGCCCGGGCGCTGCAGGGCGTCCCAGTCCGTCGCAAGGCTTACTTCCTTCCCCGAGACACCCTCCTTCTGCTTGAACAGGTCGGCCTGGTCCCAGGGCAGGATCGCCGAGATGCCCCAGGTCCGGAAGGCCGGCCAGGTCTGCAGTGTGTGGAGCGTCTTGATCTCCAGGAAGTTCTTCTCCCAGCGCCGGTCCCAGTAAGCCCCCAGGACGCTGCTGATATGGAAAGGCTGATGGGTGGCATACACCCGACCAATCGTGTCGTAGTGCTCAAGGGCGTACTGCGGCAGATCATAGGCGGCGTCACCGTAGAACATCGCCCCGAACTCTTGCACCAGCGGCTCCGAGCTCGTCGGGTTGGTCCACACGAAGGGACCGGTCCGGTGACCGCCCCAGCTTGCCTGATGCGGGAGCCCGAACTCGACGAAGAACAACGGCTTGATGCCCTGCTCCGCCCACCTCGACAGCCACTCGATCCGCTCCTGCAGGGGCGTGAAGCACAGGTAGCAGTTCAGCGTGATCATCTGGTTGAAGGGACCGCTCTGGTGATGATACGCCGGGCGCGTACCGTCCCAGCCCATGACCAGGTTCTCGGCAACGGTGGCCGCATGGCGGTTGGTCGCCATGCCCGGATTGTCCTCAGGCCGCGGCTCATACAGCCCCGTCATCCGCGCCGGATTCTGGTCGTCAGCCCAGCCCAGCATGTTGTGGTTCATCGCCCACATGAACACCGACGGGTGGTTGCGGACCTGCCGGACCTCGTACTTCACGATCCGCTCCCAGTCCGCCCGTTTGACCGGATCATCCATGTTGCGCACATCGCGCTTGATGTGCCGGACGGAGTAGCTCATCGGGAATCCGGCGTCGTCACCTGCTCGGAGCAGGTCGGCAATGTACGTGAAGGACTGCGGCTCGTAGTCGTAATTCCCGTGAATGACATAGCTGAAGCCCAGCGCCCGCGCCTGCTCGAAGGTGTGTCGGACCTGCGCATAGGCCGCCTGCCCGAAGTTCCCCAGGTGGTTCGACAGGTCAAGGCAGCGCAGGTGAATCGGCTTCCCGTTCAGGACGAAGCTGCGACCATCAATCCAGAACTCCCGGAAGCCGAAGGTCTCCGGCGTGGTGACATCCAGCACCTTACCGGCGGCGTCGAGAAGCTCCACCTTCATCGCATACAGGTTCGGCTGGTCGATGTCCCACAGCTTGGCCTCCGTCCAGGCTCCGAAGAACTCCGGGCAGTCCGGCCCGACGAAAGCGGCAGAGGTGATCTGCTTCGCCGGCGTGTCCGCGATCTTCTGCTGCGAGCCGGAGCCGGTCACCTCGTACACAGAGGCACGGAGTTGGTACCGGGCTCCCTCCGTCAGTCCCGCCGCTTCACACTGAAGTCCGAGGCCGCCCTTCCGCACCGAGGGCTTCACGAAGACATCCTCAACCCGTGCGCCGACCGGCTCACTCTCCAGGTAGCAGTCGCCGCACAGGCCCTTGAACTTCACTTCGGCCCGCATGGTCTGGATCAGGTCCTCGCGTGCGATCATGATCTGCTCGGCCTCCAGCGGCAGAGCAATCACATGGATCGAGAGCCGGTGCTGCGCCGTGCCCGTGATGGGGCTGACGAGCGAGGTGATATCCACCTTCCCGCCCGGCCACTGCACGCGACCAGCCTCTTTGCCGTCGACGAAGACCCGCGCGATGTTCTTGGGGTTGTCCAGATTCACCAGGACCCGTCGTCCCGCCCAGCTTCCCGGAATCGTGATCTGCCGCTCGTACCAGGCCGCATCAGTCTTGCTCAGGTCGAGGCTTTCCTCCCAGATATCCGGACCGAGGGGCGTCATCCGCGACGTACCCGGTGCCCAGGATCCGGGCACCTTGTGGTAGCCCCAGCCGGTCCCTACTCCCGGCAGGTCGGTCTGCTTGAGGTCCACCGGATGGAACCGCCACAGGCCGTTGATGCACACCTTGCCTCGGGTGGCGGTCTCCGACCTCTCCGCGTTCTCGTAGTCCCAGCGTGCCGTCACACCCGGCGGCAAGGTCGCATCCTCCGGCACCGGGTCGAGCTTCAGCAGCTTGAAGGACACGTCGTCCCACTCCACCTTGCCCGTGGTCGAGAAGAGCGAGCAGGAGATCGAGAGCTTCCGCGCACCCGGTGGGACGAGGTAGTCGCGCTCCTGATTCTCCCAGCCCTTCGTGGTCCCGGTGAAGTGCAGCACATTCGGCCAGGCCCCCACCATCTTCCCCTCGGCATCCTGGAACTGCATGGCGATCCGGGCGTCGTTCCAGCCCTCCACGCCCATGACCACGTTCTCGGTCCGCACGCGACACGTGAGCCGGATCTTCCAGTACCGCTCCTGCATCGGAATCGTCTGAGACACGCTGATCGACTTCGGCGTGGCTGCCTCCTGCACGATCCAGTGGTTCACGCCGTCGGTCTCCCAGCGACTGCCACCATCCCAGCCCCAACCGGCCGGACGTTTCCCGGAGGCGTCCGCAGTCTCGAAGTTCCCGTTCACGCATAGCTCGTCACCCGGCTTGATCTCCTGCGCCTGGGTGACGACCAGCGGCACCAGCATCATCAGAACCAGCAGAATCGGCATTTGCCCACCTCACACAGAAAGGGATGGTTACGCGAATTCTCAAGCGGAAACCCGCGACGCGCACAGTTGCCGAGTCGAGAAGGCCCTGGGGCGTACCTCCTACTCGAACCCTTTGCACGGGCCCGGGGAACGCAGCGCAGGCGAGCGACGTCAGAAGTGCGACAACCGACCAGAGGGCTTCCGCCATCAGGGCGGCTCCTCCGCCGCGGGAAGTCTCTTCCCCCGTCTGTTCGCTGATAGCCCGGCCTGCTCCTGCCCCTCAAGGAGTCAACCCCGGAGGCGGCGAAGGCTCATACCTTGGGTCGGCAATTGCGAAGGGAGCTGACGGAGACCATGCTGCGAATCGCGGGGTTTGTCGGACTGACACTGCTGCTTCTCCCACCGGTCGGCGCGGAGTTTGCAGTCACCGATGCCACCGGCGGGATCACGGCCCTCAGCCTCGGGGGCGACTCTCTCGCGTTACAGACCAGCCTGCGCATCCCGCTCAAGGGCTGGGGCAAGATGCCCGGCTTCACCGACGCCAGGAACACCAAGTACACCGTCAGCGAGGGCAAGCGCACCTGGACCGGCGTAATCCCGGTGACCCCGGGAGCCAACTACCGCTTCGAGCAGACGATCGAGGAGTTCCCCGGCGTCGTCACCACCAACCTCAAGATCACCGCCGAGGGCAAGGCCGACATCGAGGGCGTCTACTACTGGCTCGACGTCCCCATCAGCGTCTTTGCCGGCGGACCTTGCAGCCTTCTCAACAGCAGGCAGCGCGTGGCAAATGTCGAGTTCCCCCGGGAGCAGCCGGCAGCCCGTCACTTCGCTCGCGGCGATGCCAACGGGATACTGATGGATGACGCCGCCGGCAAGACCTCGGTCAGAATCGTCCTCGACCGCGCCATCCCGGTAACCGTCCAGGATACCCGCGAGTGGAAGGGCAGCGTCTACTCCATGTTCTGCCAGCTTGCCCCTTCCCTGGCGCCCGGCGAGTCCACCAGCCTTCGCATCAGCATCTCGGCCTCAGCGCAGCCGGACACCACTCCCGCCCAACTGACTCTCGACTCC contains the following coding sequences:
- the amrB gene encoding AmmeMemoRadiSam system protein B codes for the protein MKVLPILLAFCALLLVCFAVLQNYRGRESQPPVRLAATDETLPLSGDQVRPPAVAGTFYPEDPQELTSLVDRVLQAAGKPSIQGRLVALMVPHAGYVYSAPVAAYSYAQLKGLSFDTVVVVGPCHREPVSGAVVPASTRWRTPLGEVPIDQELAAALIAAEPRISRGDGPHAEEHCLEVQVPFLQRSLTNFRLLPVLVSDFSLTNCAAIAQALARIAQGKKILLIASSDMTHYPAYDDASRTDHKTLDLISSWRLRSLPDWEEQATNSGVAELHCTLCGLGPVMIIMDAARRLGANTAQVLKYANSGDAPTGDKSRCVGYGAVAFTAVEGKPSPEAPMLPTSSQPGAPGSKIKTSEGELTPQQQTELLALAREAVSAFVTTREVVKPTRHDGLFNEPRAVFVTLERGGRLRGCIGSLSPQEPLVDAVVSRAIAAATEDPRFPPVQKSELSQLSFHVSVLSPVKPIKDPSEIVLGKHGVIVSQGRNRGVFLPEVAPQQGWDRDTMLTYLCVEKAGLPPDAWKRGAKLEVFTTQQFGDE
- the amrS gene encoding AmmeMemoRadiSam system radical SAM enzyme, translating into MSETLSRREALKRTILACAGAGLAGACFPLCAEAASPLRMKEAQFYEKLSGNRVQCKLCPRGCTVADRGRGNCGVRENRGGTYYTLIYGSAAAVNVDPIEKKPLFHFLPGSRAFSLGTAGCNLHCRDCQNWEISQSRPEDVDSDNLQPDKVIAMAKSYSCKVLAYTYNEPVIFYEYMSDNAEAGRKAGLRSVMISNGYINRDPMRKLLPKLDAVKIDWKGVTEDFYRKYCSATLQPVLNTLNRVKALGKWLEIVYLVVPTVNDSEADLRGMARWTKTYLGTEVPVHFSRFMPNYQLRNLPPTPIGTLERCHDIARSEGLSFVYLGNVPGHRYESTYCPKCGKTVVKRWGFEVQENNLRDGKCGACGRAIPGVWS
- a CDS encoding aldolase/citrate lyase family protein, which gives rise to MSQEQTLRERLLAGPTRYGLSMVSMSPAAVEVAGLCGLDFVWLELEHAATDMMAMEHLCRAAELRGLLTLLRVQEVSRTAVLRALEVGGKIIVVPQVHTPEDAASVVEWGKFAPIGNRGFNTGSRGLAYGFSGSTTTEILDRANRDTCLLVQIESAQAVQNAEAIIATEGLDGILLGPGDLSASMGIAGQWENEKLLSDIEGVFALARKYQKVIATVCPSNVMTRRLKAAGAHLLNVGGDLGMMKTALLPRLDEIRAL